GTGAGACCGCAACGCAGATCATGTTGAAGGTCCATCGCGAAGGCAGGGGAGTTTGTGGGGTCTACACGCGGGACATCGCGTCGACCAAAGTCGAGCAAGTCGTTACCCACGCGCGGCAGGCAGGGCATCCGCTGCAGTGCGTGATGGAGGAAGCATGATTGCCCAGGAACTGGAAGTCAGCCTGCACATGGCGTTCATGGAAGCGCGCCAGGCGCGGCATGAGTTCATTACGGTCGAACATCTTTTGCTGGCGCTGTTGGACAATCCGACGGCGGCCGAAGTGCTGCGCGCATGCGCGGCCAACATCGAAGACCTGCGTCAGAACCTGCGCAACTTCATTCACGACAATACGCCGACCGTTCCGGGCACCGACGACGTCGATACGCAGCCCACGCTGGGTTTCCAGCGTGTGATCCAGCGCGCGATCATGCACGTCCAGTCCACGTCGAACGGCAAGAAGGAAGTGACGGGCGCGAACGTGCTCGTGGCGATCTTCGGCGAGAAGGATTCCCACGCGGTGTATTACCTGCAGCAGCAGGGCGTGACGCGTCTGGACGTCGTCAATTTCATTTCGCATGGCATCGCGAAGACCAACAGCTCCGAAGCTGCGAAGTCGACGGATGCGAACGCGGAATCGGACGAAGCCGCTGCGCAAAAGGAAACGCCGCTTGCGCAGTTCACGCAGAACCTGAACCAGATGGCGAAGGACGGCCGGATCGATCCGCTGATCGGACGCGAGCCGGAAGTCGAGCGCGTCGTTCAGGTGTTGTGCCGCCGCCGCAAGAACAATCCGCTGCTGGTCGGTGAGGCCGGCGTCGGCAAGACGGCGATCGCCGAAGGTCTCGCATGGCGCATCACGCGCGGCGAAGTGCCCGACATTCTGGTGGATGCGCAGGTCTATTCGCTGGATATGGGCGCGCTGCTCGCCGGCACCAAGTATCGCGGCGATTTCGAACAGCGCCTGAAGACGGTCCTGAAGGAACTGAAGGAACGTCCTAACGCGATCCTGTTCATCGACGAAATTCATACGCTGATCGGCGCGGGCGCCGCTTCGGGCGGCACGCTGGACGCGTCGAATCTGCTGAAGCCGGCGCTGTCGTCGGGCACGCTCAAGTGCATCGGCGCGACCACGTTCACGGAATTCCGCGGCATCTTCGAAAAAGACGCAGCATTGTCGCGTCGTTTCCAGAAGATCGACGTGACCGAGCCGACCGTCGAGCAGACGGTGGCGATCCTGCGCGGCCTGAAGTCGCGCTTCGAAGAGCACCATGGCGTGAAGTACTCGTCGGGTGCGCTGTCGGCGGCGGCTGAGCTGTCGGCGCGCTTCATCACGGATCGTCATTTGCCCGACAAGGCGATCGACGTGATCGACGAAGCGGGCGCGGCGCAACGCATCCTGCCGAAGTCGAAGCAGAAGAAGACGATCGGCAAGAGCGAGATCGAGGAAATCATCTCGAAGATCGCGCGCGTGCCGGCGCAGAGCGTGTCGCAGGACGATCGCAGCAAGCTGCAGACGCTCGACCGCGATCTGAAGGCCGTCGTGTTCGGTCAGGACCCCGCTATCGATGCACTGTCGGCTTCGATCAAGATGGCGCGCGCAGGCCTCGGCAAGACGGACAAGCCGATCGGCGCGTTCCTGTTCTCCGGCCCGACGGGCGTCGGCAAGACGGAAGTCGCGCGGCAACTGGCGTTCACGCTGGGCATCGAGCTGATCCGCTTCGACATGTCGGAGTACATGGAGCGTCACGCGGTGAGCCGGCTGATCGGCGCGCCGCCGGGATACGTCGGGTTCGACCAGGGTGGTCTGCTGACGGAAGCCGTGACGAAGAAGCCGCACTGCGTGCTGCTGCTCGACGAAATCGAGAAGGCGCATCCGGATATCTACAACGTGCTGCTGCAGGTGATGGACCACGGCACGCTGACGGATAACAACGGCCGCAAGGCGGACTTCCGCAACGTCATCATCATCATGACGACGAATGCGGGCGCCGAAGCGATGGGCAAGTCGGTGATCGGCTTTACGACGCGCCGCGAGTCGGGCGACGAAATGGCCGACATCAAGCGCATGTTCACGCCGGAATTCCGCAACCGTCTGGATGCGACGATCAGCTTCCGCTCGCTCGATGAAGAAATCATCATGCGCGTGGTCGACAAGTTCCTGATGCAACTGGAAGATCAGCTGCACGAGAAGAAGGTCGACGCGCTCTTCACCGACGCGCTGCGCAAGCATCTCGCGAAGCACGGCTTCGATCCGCTGATGGGCGCGCGTCCGATGCAGCGTCTGATCCAGGACACGATCCGTCGTGCGCTGGCCGACGAACTGCTGTTCGGCAAGCTGATGAGCGGTGGCCGCGTGACGGTCGACGTCGATGCGGACGACAAGGTCCAGTTGACGTTCGACGAGAACTCCACGCCGCCGCGCAATCCGAATCCGGAAGCGGTGGAAGTCGACTAAGCGTCGAATCGTCCGAAGCAAAAAAGAACGGCGTGGGTTTCAAAACCCACGCCGTTTTTGTTTTGATGCTCGCGCAACGGAAAC
This is a stretch of genomic DNA from Paraburkholderia caribensis. It encodes these proteins:
- the clpA gene encoding ATP-dependent Clp protease ATP-binding subunit ClpA → MIAQELEVSLHMAFMEARQARHEFITVEHLLLALLDNPTAAEVLRACAANIEDLRQNLRNFIHDNTPTVPGTDDVDTQPTLGFQRVIQRAIMHVQSTSNGKKEVTGANVLVAIFGEKDSHAVYYLQQQGVTRLDVVNFISHGIAKTNSSEAAKSTDANAESDEAAAQKETPLAQFTQNLNQMAKDGRIDPLIGREPEVERVVQVLCRRRKNNPLLVGEAGVGKTAIAEGLAWRITRGEVPDILVDAQVYSLDMGALLAGTKYRGDFEQRLKTVLKELKERPNAILFIDEIHTLIGAGAASGGTLDASNLLKPALSSGTLKCIGATTFTEFRGIFEKDAALSRRFQKIDVTEPTVEQTVAILRGLKSRFEEHHGVKYSSGALSAAAELSARFITDRHLPDKAIDVIDEAGAAQRILPKSKQKKTIGKSEIEEIISKIARVPAQSVSQDDRSKLQTLDRDLKAVVFGQDPAIDALSASIKMARAGLGKTDKPIGAFLFSGPTGVGKTEVARQLAFTLGIELIRFDMSEYMERHAVSRLIGAPPGYVGFDQGGLLTEAVTKKPHCVLLLDEIEKAHPDIYNVLLQVMDHGTLTDNNGRKADFRNVIIIMTTNAGAEAMGKSVIGFTTRRESGDEMADIKRMFTPEFRNRLDATISFRSLDEEIIMRVVDKFLMQLEDQLHEKKVDALFTDALRKHLAKHGFDPLMGARPMQRLIQDTIRRALADELLFGKLMSGGRVTVDVDADDKVQLTFDENSTPPRNPNPEAVEVD
- the clpS gene encoding ATP-dependent Clp protease adapter ClpS, which gives rise to MAIIPDKQDNTVLERQDQKLKPPAMFKVVLLNDDFTPMEFVVMVVQEYFNKDRETATQIMLKVHREGRGVCGVYTRDIASTKVEQVVTHARQAGHPLQCVMEEA